A genomic segment from Acuticoccus sediminis encodes:
- a CDS encoding ABC transporter permease gives MAMSTTGVDPETIRAKEARRERRFTLINKSAGWLSVFGLGFVVPLLRMAAGDSAKSQMGELVQSLVVPLTGIFIFIAAWAVLAPQVNTSLGAIPGPVAVAREAASLWDAHVAEREKAADFYARQEDRNAKLEAQGKADRVKWRDYTGSPTYIDQIVTSLKTVALGFIFATIVAVPLGIASGLSRAVNGALNPLIQIFKPVSPLAWLPIVTMVVSATYVDASEALPKSMLISAIVVTLCSLWPTLINTALGVASVDKDLTNVSRVLQLPTWKFVSKVILPSSLPLIFTGLRLSLGVGWMVLIAAEMLSQNPGLGKFVWDEFQNGSSSSLAKIIVAVLTIGVIGFLLDRLMYALQAAFTFSNQR, from the coding sequence ATGGCAATGTCGACGACGGGAGTGGATCCGGAGACGATCCGCGCGAAGGAAGCCCGGCGCGAGCGGCGCTTCACCCTGATCAACAAATCCGCCGGCTGGCTGTCCGTGTTCGGCCTCGGCTTCGTCGTCCCGCTGCTGCGGATGGCGGCCGGCGACAGCGCGAAGTCGCAGATGGGCGAGCTCGTCCAGAGCCTCGTCGTCCCGCTCACCGGCATCTTCATCTTCATCGCCGCTTGGGCGGTCCTGGCGCCGCAGGTGAACACCTCGCTGGGCGCGATCCCCGGCCCCGTCGCCGTCGCCCGGGAGGCCGCGAGCCTCTGGGACGCGCACGTCGCCGAGCGGGAGAAGGCGGCCGACTTCTACGCCCGCCAGGAGGACCGCAACGCCAAGCTCGAGGCGCAGGGCAAGGCCGACCGGGTCAAGTGGCGCGACTACACCGGCTCGCCGACCTACATCGACCAGATCGTCACGTCGCTGAAGACGGTCGCGCTCGGCTTCATCTTCGCCACCATCGTCGCCGTGCCGCTCGGCATCGCGTCGGGCCTGTCGCGAGCCGTGAACGGGGCGCTCAACCCGCTCATCCAGATCTTCAAGCCGGTCTCGCCGCTCGCCTGGCTTCCGATCGTCACGATGGTGGTCTCCGCCACCTACGTCGACGCGTCCGAGGCGCTCCCCAAGTCGATGCTGATCTCGGCCATCGTGGTGACGCTCTGTTCGCTTTGGCCGACGCTCATCAACACCGCGCTCGGCGTCGCCTCGGTCGACAAGGACCTCACCAACGTCAGCCGCGTGCTGCAGCTGCCCACCTGGAAGTTCGTCTCCAAGGTGATCCTGCCCTCGTCGCTGCCGCTCATCTTCACCGGGCTGCGCCTCTCGCTGGGCGTGGGCTGGATGGTGCTGATCGCCGCCGAGATGCTGTCGCAGAATCCCGGGCTCGGAAAGTTCGTGTGGGACGAGTTCCAGAACGGATCGTCGTCCTCGCTCGCCAAGATCATCGTCGCGGTGCTGACCATCGGTGTCATCGGCTTCCTGCTCGACAGGCTGATGTACGCCCTCCAGGCCGCATTCACCTTCTCCAACCAGCGCTGA
- a CDS encoding ABC transporter ATP-binding protein — translation MAILELTNVSKSFGEGPERTDVLHDVNLSVEEGEFIAIVGFSGSGKSTLISTIAGLVMPDEGTAALRGAPIAGPGPDRGVVFQNYSLMPWLSVTQNIALAVDQVFPKESRKARARRVADAVAMVGLSHARDRKPAELSGGMRQRVSVARALAMSPSMLLLDEPLSALDALTRAKLQDEIEEIWSRDKKTVILITNDVDEAILLADRIIPLTPAPRATLGQEFKVDIPRPRDRTAMNSDPEFIRLRGEVTNYLMKVGMERGAAMDESLALPNITPIDKSPPPKAYLDAAASPLDRRYLEFSGVKKIYPTPKGPLTVVDGFDLMMDRGEFITLIGHSGCGKSTVLSMTAGLNSISAGGIVLDNREVSGAGPDRAVVFQAPSLMPWMTARENVAIGVDEVYPKASRKERREIVDYYLARVGLWDAADKTAAELSNGMKQRVGIARAFALSPKLLLLDEPFGMLDSLTRWELQEVLMDVWKRTQVTAICVTHDVDEAILLADKVVMMTNGPNARIGHVMHVDLPRPRSRKELLEHPDYYRYRQTLLDFLEAYEGGATPDPERLQQMVATAAGEVTPIVLGSDEAAEARPGMAA, via the coding sequence ATGGCGATCCTCGAGCTGACCAACGTCTCCAAGAGCTTCGGCGAAGGCCCCGAGCGTACCGACGTCCTCCACGACGTGAACCTCTCGGTGGAGGAGGGCGAGTTCATCGCGATCGTCGGCTTCTCCGGGTCCGGCAAGTCGACGCTCATCTCCACCATCGCCGGCCTCGTCATGCCGGACGAGGGTACCGCCGCCCTGCGCGGCGCACCGATCGCCGGCCCCGGTCCCGACCGCGGCGTGGTGTTCCAGAACTACTCGCTGATGCCGTGGCTGTCGGTGACCCAGAACATCGCCCTCGCGGTGGACCAGGTGTTCCCGAAGGAAAGCCGCAAGGCGCGCGCCAGGCGCGTGGCCGACGCGGTCGCGATGGTGGGCCTGTCGCACGCCAGGGACCGCAAGCCCGCCGAGCTCTCCGGCGGCATGCGCCAGCGCGTGTCGGTCGCCCGGGCGCTCGCGATGAGCCCCTCCATGCTGCTCCTCGACGAGCCGCTGTCCGCGCTCGACGCGCTGACCCGCGCCAAGCTGCAGGACGAGATCGAGGAGATCTGGTCCCGCGACAAGAAGACGGTGATCCTCATCACCAATGACGTCGACGAGGCGATCCTCCTCGCCGACCGGATCATTCCGCTCACCCCGGCGCCAAGGGCGACGCTCGGCCAGGAGTTCAAGGTCGACATCCCCCGCCCGCGGGACCGCACGGCGATGAACTCGGACCCCGAGTTCATCCGCCTGCGCGGCGAGGTGACGAACTACCTCATGAAGGTCGGCATGGAGCGCGGCGCGGCGATGGACGAGAGCCTGGCGCTCCCGAACATCACGCCGATCGACAAGTCCCCGCCGCCGAAGGCGTACCTCGACGCGGCGGCCTCGCCGCTCGACCGGCGCTACCTCGAGTTCTCCGGCGTGAAGAAGATCTACCCGACGCCGAAGGGGCCGCTCACCGTCGTCGACGGGTTCGACCTGATGATGGACAGGGGCGAGTTCATCACCCTGATCGGCCACTCCGGCTGCGGCAAGTCCACCGTCCTGTCGATGACGGCGGGGCTGAACTCGATCTCCGCCGGCGGCATCGTGCTCGACAACCGCGAGGTGTCGGGCGCGGGACCGGACCGTGCCGTGGTCTTCCAGGCGCCCTCGCTGATGCCCTGGATGACGGCGCGCGAGAACGTCGCCATCGGCGTCGACGAGGTCTACCCGAAGGCCTCCCGCAAGGAACGCCGCGAGATCGTCGACTACTACCTCGCCCGCGTCGGCCTCTGGGATGCGGCGGACAAGACGGCGGCGGAGCTCTCCAACGGGATGAAGCAGCGCGTCGGCATCGCCCGCGCCTTCGCCCTGTCGCCGAAGCTCCTGCTGCTCGACGAGCCGTTCGGCATGCTCGACAGCCTGACCCGCTGGGAGCTCCAGGAGGTCCTGATGGACGTCTGGAAGCGCACCCAGGTGACGGCGATCTGCGTGACCCACGACGTCGACGAGGCGATCCTGCTCGCCGACAAGGTGGTCATGATGACGAACGGTCCGAACGCCCGGATCGGCCACGTCATGCACGTCGACCTGCCGCGCCCGCGCTCGCGCAAGGAGCTGCTCGAGCACCCGGACTACTACCGCTACCGCCAGACCCTCCTCGACTTCCTCGAGGCCTACGAGGGCGGCGCGACGCCCGACCCCGAGCGCCTGCAGCAGATGGTTGCGACGGCGGCCGGGGAGGTCACGCCCATTGTGCTGGGCTCCGACGAGGCCGCCGAGGCGCGGCCCGGCATGGCCGCCTAG
- a CDS encoding GAF domain-containing protein, with translation MELLVEHSQDTAVEKQPFVRAIEVWVPNEDGSHLELEDGIYGGLGDFEKVARETRFAFGEGLPGRAWAEAAPIILKDLQGSYFMRGEAAMAAGLTCGVALPVLAGRVLKGVVVFFCGGDEEHVGALEIWRAAGRSPEMGLVEGYFGTAEVFEWVARRIHFMKGIGLPGLTWESANPVVFETLSAPRFLRWEKAAEVGITRGVGIPVRIDADGAWVMTFLSALHTPIAVRFEVWVPNAKGTLSFASGYCERHPDHAAAMANVTAGIGDGAIARAFRSGVPTIATNTALEAPGIAASMLAAGLGSLVAIPVFRGTGLSAVVAWYL, from the coding sequence ATGGAACTTCTCGTCGAACATTCGCAGGACACGGCGGTGGAAAAGCAGCCCTTCGTGCGCGCCATCGAGGTCTGGGTCCCCAACGAGGACGGCTCGCACCTGGAGCTCGAGGACGGCATCTACGGCGGGCTCGGCGACTTCGAGAAGGTCGCCAGGGAGACGCGCTTCGCCTTTGGCGAGGGGCTGCCCGGCAGGGCCTGGGCGGAGGCCGCGCCCATCATCCTGAAGGACCTCCAGGGGTCGTACTTCATGCGGGGCGAGGCGGCCATGGCGGCCGGTCTCACCTGCGGCGTGGCGCTGCCGGTCCTCGCCGGCCGCGTGCTCAAGGGCGTCGTCGTCTTCTTCTGCGGCGGCGACGAGGAGCACGTCGGCGCGCTCGAGATCTGGCGCGCCGCGGGCCGCTCGCCGGAGATGGGCCTCGTCGAGGGCTACTTCGGCACGGCGGAAGTGTTCGAGTGGGTCGCCCGGCGCATCCACTTCATGAAGGGCATCGGCCTGCCGGGGCTCACCTGGGAGAGCGCCAACCCGGTGGTGTTCGAGACGCTGTCGGCCCCGCGCTTCCTGCGCTGGGAGAAGGCGGCGGAGGTCGGCATCACCCGCGGCGTCGGCATCCCGGTGCGGATCGACGCGGACGGCGCCTGGGTCATGACCTTCCTGTCGGCGCTCCACACCCCGATCGCGGTCCGATTCGAGGTCTGGGTTCCGAACGCGAAGGGGACGCTCTCGTTCGCCTCCGGCTACTGCGAGCGCCACCCGGACCACGCCGCCGCCATGGCGAACGTCACGGCCGGCATCGGCGACGGCGCCATCGCCCGGGCCTTCCGGTCCGGCGTCCCGACGATCGCGACGAACACCGCTCTCGAGGCGCCGGGGATCGCGGCGAGCATGCTCGCCGCGGGCCTGGGCAGCCTCGTCGCCATCCCGGTCTTCCGGGGCACCGGCCTCAGCGCCGTCGTCGCCTGGTACCTCTAG
- the nirB gene encoding nitrite reductase large subunit NirB, with translation MKKRLVVIGNGMAPGRALERLFEAAPDAYDVTIFNAEPRVNYDRIMLSPVLSGEKAYEDIIIHDEAWYAERGVTLLQGRRVTAIDREARTVTAADGTTAAYDKLIIATGSSPFIIPVPGHDLPGVLAYRDLDDVEKMLEGAKTGGRAVVIGGGLLGLEAAAGLRMQGMDVTVLHLMPTLMERQLDPSAGYLLEKAVAERGIEVVCKANTKEILGIDKVEGVKLEDGRIIDCSMVVMAVGIRPSTQLAKDAGLEVNRGIVVDDRMRTSDPDVYAVGECVEHRGMIYGLVAPLYEMAAVLADQLVAGAKEYRGSHTSTKLKVTGIDLFSAGDFADGEDREEIVLRDAASGIYKRLVIREDRLLGVVLYGDTADGAWYFQMLKDGADVSELRETLIFGQAFAGATPLDPTVAVAALPADAEICGCNGVCKGRIESAIHEKNLRSIDDVRAHTKASASCGSCSGLVEHLLRIALGEAYNPAAVQPMCGCTELGHADVRRLIKAKGLKTIPAVMQELEWTSANGCAKCRPALNYYLVADWPGEYEDDEQSRFINERVHANIQKDGTYSVVPRMWGGVTTSDELRAIADVVDKFAIPTVKVTGGQRIDMLGVRKEDLPAVWADLGKAGFVSGHAYAKGLRTVKTCVGSTWCRFGTQDSAGLGIRLERFLWGAWTPAKVKLAVSGCPRNCAEATCKDVGVVCVDSGYEIHFAGAAGLDIKGTEVLCSVPTEDEAIETIAALVQMYRESGHYLERIYKWAKRIGYDTVRAHIAEDAGRRAEYLARFVHAQSFAQDDPWAARAASAAGHATEFRPLAEIGTAFPPPNVMEPAE, from the coding sequence ATGAAAAAGCGTCTCGTTGTCATCGGCAACGGCATGGCGCCGGGACGGGCCCTGGAGCGCCTGTTCGAGGCCGCGCCCGACGCCTATGACGTCACGATCTTCAACGCCGAGCCGCGCGTCAATTACGACCGCATCATGCTCTCCCCGGTGCTGTCGGGCGAAAAGGCGTACGAGGACATCATCATCCATGACGAGGCCTGGTACGCCGAGCGCGGCGTGACGCTCCTGCAGGGGCGGCGCGTCACCGCGATCGACCGCGAGGCCAGGACCGTCACCGCCGCGGACGGGACGACCGCGGCGTACGACAAGCTGATCATCGCGACGGGGTCCAGCCCGTTCATCATCCCGGTGCCGGGCCACGACCTGCCGGGCGTCCTCGCCTACCGCGACCTCGACGACGTCGAGAAGATGCTGGAGGGGGCGAAGACCGGCGGGCGCGCCGTCGTCATCGGCGGTGGCCTTCTCGGTCTGGAAGCGGCGGCCGGCCTCAGGATGCAGGGCATGGACGTCACCGTCCTGCACCTGATGCCGACCCTGATGGAACGCCAGCTCGACCCGTCCGCCGGCTACCTCCTCGAGAAGGCGGTGGCGGAGCGGGGCATCGAGGTGGTCTGCAAGGCCAACACCAAGGAGATCCTCGGCATCGACAAGGTCGAGGGCGTGAAGCTGGAGGACGGGCGCATCATCGACTGCTCGATGGTGGTGATGGCCGTCGGCATCCGCCCCTCCACCCAGCTCGCCAAGGACGCGGGCCTCGAGGTGAACCGCGGCATCGTCGTCGACGACCGGATGCGGACCTCGGACCCCGACGTCTACGCCGTCGGCGAGTGCGTCGAGCATCGCGGCATGATCTACGGCCTCGTCGCGCCGCTCTACGAGATGGCGGCGGTGCTGGCCGACCAGCTCGTGGCGGGTGCGAAGGAGTACAGGGGCTCGCACACCTCCACCAAGCTGAAGGTCACCGGCATCGACCTCTTCTCCGCCGGCGACTTCGCCGACGGGGAGGACCGCGAGGAGATCGTCCTGCGCGACGCGGCGTCCGGCATCTACAAGCGTCTCGTCATCAGGGAGGACCGGCTCCTCGGCGTCGTCCTCTACGGCGATACCGCCGACGGCGCCTGGTACTTCCAGATGCTGAAGGACGGCGCCGACGTCTCCGAGCTGCGCGAGACCCTCATTTTCGGCCAGGCGTTCGCGGGGGCCACCCCCCTGGACCCTACGGTGGCCGTTGCAGCCTTGCCGGCTGACGCAGAGATCTGCGGTTGCAACGGCGTTTGTAAGGGACGGATCGAGTCGGCGATCCACGAAAAGAACCTCAGGTCCATCGACGACGTGCGGGCGCACACGAAGGCGTCCGCGTCGTGCGGCTCGTGCTCGGGCCTCGTCGAGCACCTCCTCAGGATCGCGCTGGGGGAGGCCTACAACCCCGCCGCCGTCCAGCCGATGTGCGGCTGCACGGAGCTCGGCCATGCGGACGTGCGCCGCCTGATCAAGGCGAAGGGCCTGAAGACCATTCCGGCCGTCATGCAGGAGCTGGAGTGGACGTCGGCGAACGGGTGCGCGAAGTGCCGCCCGGCGCTCAACTACTACCTCGTGGCCGACTGGCCGGGCGAGTATGAGGACGACGAGCAGTCGCGCTTCATCAACGAGCGCGTCCACGCCAACATCCAGAAGGACGGCACCTATTCGGTGGTGCCGCGGATGTGGGGCGGCGTCACCACCTCGGACGAGCTGCGCGCCATCGCCGACGTGGTGGACAAGTTCGCGATCCCGACGGTGAAGGTCACCGGCGGCCAGCGGATCGACATGCTGGGCGTCAGGAAGGAGGACCTTCCCGCCGTGTGGGCCGACCTCGGCAAGGCCGGGTTCGTCTCCGGCCACGCCTACGCCAAGGGCCTGCGCACGGTGAAGACCTGCGTCGGCTCCACCTGGTGCCGCTTCGGCACGCAGGATTCGGCCGGCCTCGGCATCCGGCTGGAGCGCTTCCTGTGGGGCGCGTGGACGCCGGCGAAGGTGAAGCTCGCCGTGTCGGGCTGCCCGCGCAACTGCGCCGAGGCGACGTGCAAGGACGTCGGCGTGGTGTGTGTCGACAGCGGCTACGAGATCCACTTCGCCGGAGCCGCCGGCCTCGACATCAAGGGCACCGAGGTCCTCTGCTCGGTTCCGACCGAGGACGAGGCGATCGAGACCATCGCCGCCCTCGTCCAGATGTACCGCGAGAGCGGGCACTACCTGGAGCGCATCTACAAGTGGGCCAAGCGGATCGGCTACGACACCGTGCGAGCCCATATCGCCGAGGACGCCGGGCGCCGCGCCGAGTACCTCGCCCGCTTCGTCCACGCCCAGAGCTTCGCCCAGGACGACCCCTGGGCGGCGCGGGCGGCCTCCGCCGCCGGCCATGCCACCGAGTTCCGACCCCTCGCCGAGATCGGCACGGCGTTTCCGCCGCCCAACGTCATGGAGCCCGCAGAGTGA
- the nirD gene encoding nitrite reductase small subunit NirD: MSTFVKIGRVSDIPPLGARCVKTLGTSIGVFRTADDRIYAIENRCPHRGGPLSEGIVHGTSVTCPLHNTVVSLVTGEVEGPDGGSVMTVAVDVVDGVIFVDLPNARAA; encoded by the coding sequence GTGAGCACGTTCGTCAAGATCGGACGCGTGAGCGACATTCCTCCGCTCGGCGCGCGCTGCGTGAAGACGCTGGGGACCAGCATCGGCGTGTTCCGCACCGCCGACGACCGCATCTACGCGATCGAGAACCGCTGCCCGCACCGGGGCGGCCCTCTGTCGGAGGGCATCGTCCACGGCACGTCCGTGACCTGCCCGCTGCACAACACGGTCGTCTCCCTCGTCACCGGCGAGGTCGAGGGGCCGGACGGCGGGTCCGTCATGACCGTCGCGGTCGACGTCGTCGACGGTGTGATCTTCGTCGACCTCCCGAACGCCAGGGCCGCGTGA
- a CDS encoding nitrate reductase — translation MATVPAAANAVATTCAYCGVGCGVLATAHRDGTVSIAGDPTHPSNFGRLCSKGSALGETVGLEDRLLHPEIGGRRVSWDAALDAVADAFGRTVAEHGPDSVALYVSGQLLTEDYYVANKLMKGFIGTANIDTNSRLCMASSVAGHRRAFGTDTVPGTYEDLEAADLLVLVGSNMAWCHPVIFQRIAAAKAARPEVRIVVVDPRATATTVAADLHLKLKPDTDVALFTGLLKHLADAALTDTGYVEAHTEGWHAALANVAGWTVDRVAEETGLAPSDVAAFFAMVAATERTVTVYSQGVNQSACGTDKVNAIINTHLLTGRIGRVGTGPFSITGQPNAMGGREVGGLANMLACHMDIEDAAHRRIVKSFWNAPVIADKAGLKAVELFDAVHDGRIKALWVMATNPADSLPDAGRVEEALKRVPFLAVSDVVAATDTLRHAHVKLPAAGWGEKDGTVTNSERRISRQRAFLPLPGEARPDWQIVADVAQRMGFGEAFAWSGPHEVFDEYARLSGAQNDDSRDFDISGLAGKGEAAYADMAPVQWPVRAGGAPATRFFAKGGFYTPSRRGRFVVTVPQTPAAKPRRFPFTLNTGRVRDHWHTMTRTGRSQRLSAHMGEPFVEIHPSDAAAHGIGAADLVAVSSPRGAVVVRALVTDRVDEGALFVPMHWTDQTSANARVDRLVEAKVDPVSGQPALKFSVARVERFEAGVFGYAVSTRPIRTGELAYWAKARVAGGTAMEFADADTADARALAEELLGTKDLVGVIDAAAGAARFAAIADGRLTGAVFLARQPVAVSRSFVSGLLGEPVPGVSVVLAGRPGADQPDPGPTICSCFRVGANQIVAAAGCGARTVADIGERLQAGTNCGSCRNEIARILLSVGEKTDEAARQLAPTG, via the coding sequence ATGGCGACCGTGCCCGCCGCCGCGAACGCCGTTGCCACGACGTGTGCCTATTGCGGCGTCGGGTGCGGCGTGCTCGCGACCGCCCATCGGGACGGCACCGTCTCGATCGCCGGCGATCCGACCCATCCCTCCAACTTCGGGCGCCTCTGCTCCAAGGGCTCGGCGCTCGGCGAGACGGTGGGCCTGGAAGACCGTCTCCTCCACCCCGAGATCGGCGGCAGGCGGGTCTCCTGGGACGCCGCGCTGGACGCGGTCGCCGACGCGTTCGGCCGGACGGTCGCCGAGCACGGGCCGGACTCGGTCGCCCTCTACGTCTCCGGCCAGCTGCTGACGGAGGACTACTACGTCGCCAACAAGCTGATGAAGGGCTTCATCGGCACGGCGAACATCGACACGAACTCGCGCCTGTGCATGGCCTCGTCCGTCGCCGGCCACCGCCGCGCGTTCGGCACCGACACGGTCCCGGGCACCTACGAGGACCTCGAGGCGGCCGACCTCCTGGTGCTGGTCGGCTCCAACATGGCCTGGTGCCACCCGGTGATCTTCCAGCGGATCGCGGCGGCGAAGGCCGCCCGGCCGGAGGTCAGGATCGTCGTCGTCGACCCGCGCGCGACCGCGACCACCGTCGCCGCCGACCTGCACCTGAAGCTCAAGCCCGACACCGACGTCGCGCTCTTCACCGGCCTTCTGAAGCACCTCGCGGACGCGGCCCTCACCGACACCGGCTACGTCGAGGCACACACCGAGGGCTGGCACGCCGCGCTCGCCAACGTCGCCGGCTGGACCGTCGACCGGGTCGCCGAGGAGACCGGCCTCGCGCCGTCCGACGTCGCCGCCTTCTTCGCGATGGTGGCGGCGACGGAGCGGACTGTCACCGTCTACAGCCAGGGCGTGAACCAGTCCGCGTGCGGCACCGACAAGGTGAACGCGATCATCAACACGCACCTGCTGACGGGCCGGATCGGCCGCGTCGGAACGGGGCCGTTCTCCATCACCGGCCAGCCGAACGCGATGGGCGGACGCGAGGTCGGCGGCCTCGCCAACATGCTCGCCTGCCACATGGACATCGAGGACGCCGCCCACCGCCGGATCGTGAAGTCCTTCTGGAACGCCCCGGTGATCGCCGACAAGGCGGGCCTCAAGGCGGTCGAGCTGTTCGACGCGGTCCACGACGGGCGCATCAAGGCGCTGTGGGTGATGGCGACCAACCCGGCCGACTCGCTCCCTGACGCCGGCCGCGTGGAGGAGGCGCTGAAGCGCGTTCCCTTCCTCGCCGTCTCCGACGTCGTCGCCGCCACCGACACGCTCCGGCACGCCCACGTGAAGCTCCCGGCCGCCGGGTGGGGCGAGAAGGACGGCACGGTGACCAACTCGGAGCGGCGCATCTCCCGGCAGCGGGCCTTCCTGCCGCTCCCGGGCGAGGCCCGGCCGGACTGGCAGATCGTCGCCGACGTCGCGCAGCGGATGGGCTTCGGCGAGGCGTTCGCCTGGAGCGGCCCGCACGAGGTGTTCGACGAGTACGCCCGCCTCTCCGGGGCACAGAACGACGACAGCCGCGACTTCGACATCTCCGGCCTCGCCGGCAAGGGCGAGGCCGCGTACGCGGACATGGCTCCGGTCCAGTGGCCTGTGCGCGCCGGCGGGGCTCCGGCCACGCGCTTCTTCGCCAAGGGTGGCTTCTACACCCCGTCCCGCCGTGGCCGGTTCGTCGTCACCGTACCGCAGACGCCGGCCGCCAAGCCGCGCCGCTTCCCGTTCACCCTCAACACCGGGCGCGTGCGCGACCACTGGCACACGATGACCCGCACCGGCCGCTCGCAGCGCCTGTCGGCGCACATGGGCGAGCCGTTCGTCGAGATCCACCCGTCCGACGCGGCGGCGCACGGCATCGGCGCGGCCGACCTCGTTGCCGTGTCGAGCCCGCGCGGGGCGGTCGTGGTGCGGGCGCTGGTGACGGACCGCGTCGACGAGGGGGCGCTCTTCGTCCCGATGCACTGGACCGACCAGACGAGCGCCAACGCGCGCGTCGACCGCCTCGTCGAGGCGAAGGTGGACCCGGTGTCCGGCCAGCCTGCGCTGAAGTTCTCGGTCGCCCGCGTCGAGCGGTTCGAGGCCGGCGTGTTCGGCTACGCCGTCTCCACCCGGCCCATCCGGACGGGCGAGCTCGCCTACTGGGCGAAGGCTCGTGTCGCCGGCGGCACCGCGATGGAGTTCGCCGACGCCGACACGGCCGACGCCCGCGCCCTCGCCGAGGAGCTTCTGGGCACGAAGGACCTCGTCGGCGTCATCGACGCCGCCGCCGGCGCCGCCCGCTTCGCCGCGATCGCGGACGGGCGGCTCACGGGCGCGGTGTTTCTCGCAAGGCAGCCCGTCGCGGTGTCGCGCTCCTTCGTCTCGGGGCTCCTGGGCGAACCGGTTCCCGGTGTTTCGGTCGTCCTCGCGGGACGTCCGGGCGCGGATCAGCCCGACCCGGGGCCGACGATCTGCTCTTGTTTCAGGGTCGGCGCCAACCAGATTGTGGCGGCGGCCGGGTGCGGCGCGCGCACCGTCGCCGACATCGGCGAAAGGTTGCAGGCCGGCACGAATTGTGGATCGTGCCGGAACGAGATCGCAAGGATCCTGTTGAGCGTAGGTGAGAAGACCGATGAAGCAGCACGACAGCTCGCGCCAACCGGCTGA
- the cysG gene encoding siroheme synthase CysG translates to MKQHDSSRQPAEAQPQRLGELAVLPVFLGLKGRRAVLAGGTEAAAWKAEVLAAAGADVHIFAADPSEDMLSLIARGAADGSLTLEPRTWTRADFDDAAIAVCDAQDDAEAEAFYNAAREAGVPVNIVDKPAFCQFQFGSIVNRSPVVVGISTDGAAPIVGQAVRRRVETLLPPGLAAWGKLAAKVRARVMERLEMGRPRRVFWERFADHAFGDAAPPEDVDDLIDAASTESMAGRVTLVGAGPGDAELMTLKALRALQACDVILFDDLVSDDVLELARREAKRICVGKRGGRVSCKQEDITALMIRLARQGRSVVRLKSGDPMIFGRAGEEIAAVRAAGIEVSVVPGVTAASAMASILQTSLTHRDHAQTVSFTTGHSRHGKLPDGLDVATIVGEGRTAVVYMGGRTSEAFVDRARAAGVPDDTPAVAMWNVARPNQRVWRGRLANLPAAVQEANDDGPLLIAIGGVFGAEADVADMPAIVQEAIAAR, encoded by the coding sequence ATGAAGCAGCACGACAGCTCGCGCCAACCGGCTGAGGCTCAGCCGCAGCGACTGGGAGAGCTTGCCGTTCTTCCGGTCTTTCTGGGGCTGAAGGGCCGCCGCGCGGTGCTCGCAGGCGGCACGGAGGCCGCGGCCTGGAAGGCGGAAGTCCTCGCCGCCGCCGGGGCGGACGTCCACATCTTCGCGGCCGACCCGTCCGAGGACATGCTGTCGCTGATTGCGCGCGGCGCGGCCGACGGCAGCCTCACGCTGGAGCCCCGCACCTGGACGCGCGCCGACTTCGACGACGCGGCGATCGCCGTCTGCGACGCGCAGGACGACGCGGAGGCCGAGGCCTTCTACAACGCCGCCCGCGAGGCGGGTGTCCCCGTCAACATCGTGGACAAGCCGGCCTTCTGCCAGTTCCAGTTCGGTTCGATCGTCAACCGCTCGCCGGTGGTGGTCGGGATCTCGACGGACGGTGCCGCGCCGATCGTCGGACAGGCTGTGCGGCGGCGGGTCGAGACGCTGCTTCCGCCGGGCCTCGCCGCCTGGGGCAAGCTCGCCGCGAAGGTGCGCGCGCGGGTGATGGAGCGGCTGGAGATGGGCCGCCCGCGCCGGGTCTTCTGGGAGCGCTTCGCCGACCACGCGTTCGGCGACGCCGCGCCGCCGGAGGACGTCGACGACCTGATCGACGCGGCGAGCACCGAGTCGATGGCGGGCCGCGTCACGCTGGTCGGCGCGGGTCCCGGCGATGCCGAGCTGATGACCCTCAAGGCGCTGCGCGCCCTGCAGGCCTGCGACGTGATCCTGTTCGACGACCTCGTCTCCGACGACGTGCTTGAGCTTGCCCGGCGGGAGGCGAAGCGCATCTGCGTCGGCAAGCGGGGCGGCCGCGTCTCCTGCAAGCAGGAGGACATCACGGCGCTGATGATCCGCCTCGCCAGGCAGGGCCGCTCGGTGGTGCGCCTGAAGTCGGGCGACCCTATGATCTTCGGGCGCGCCGGGGAGGAGATCGCGGCGGTGCGGGCGGCGGGCATCGAGGTGTCGGTGGTGCCGGGGGTGACCGCGGCGTCGGCGATGGCGTCGATCCTGCAGACCTCGCTGACCCACCGCGACCATGCCCAGACGGTGAGCTTCACCACGGGCCACTCGCGCCACGGCAAGCTGCCGGACGGGCTCGACGTCGCGACCATCGTCGGCGAGGGGCGGACAGCGGTCGTCTACATGGGCGGACGGACGAGCGAGGCCTTCGTCGACCGGGCGCGTGCGGCGGGCGTTCCGGACGATACCCCGGCGGTCGCGATGTGGAATGTGGCGCGGCCGAACCAGCGCGTCTGGCGTGGCCGCCTGGCGAACCTCCCGGCGGCGGTGCAGGAGGCGAACGACGACGGTCCGCTGCTGATCGCCATCGGCGGCGTCTTCGGTGCGGAGGCGGATGTGGCCGACATGCCGGCGATCGTCCAGGAGGCGATCGCCGCCCGGTAA